In Nocardia yunnanensis, one DNA window encodes the following:
- a CDS encoding serine/threonine-protein kinase, which translates to MVERDEDGTQPDLRIGLAAELAAAGFDDAREIGRGGFGVVYRCVEQSLDRLVAVKVLDMRSTDEERARFLREQRALGRFGGHPHIVQVLSADVTVTGRPYLVMPFYPLGSLRERLRQQGPLPWPEALSIGVKIAGALAAAHTLGIVHRDVNPANILLSDYGEPLLSDFGIASVGGVFENPSGLIAGTPAFTAPEVLRGAEPAQAADIYGLGATLFCLLTGHAAFERRPGESMVAQFVRITSEPIPDLREAGVPALLSAALESAMAHDPSDRPGTAREFGDRLRNIQFATGLAVDSMALPAEGPVAAAAPVLSVPEPRSARTGGSALSTRYRPPSAPRQPVVRARLLDRLRSGPPRRLVLIHGPAGFGKSTLAAEYVKTLAAEGVRVAWLTMDDDDDNVVWFLSHVVAAIRSAHPAVSADLERLLEEQASDAARRVMRTLIDEIHHSGETVALVLDDWHRVTGAATIAAMEYLLDHGCHHLRVIVTSRHRTGLPLGRMRVRDELDEIDETALRFDDAETAAFLADSGGLRLDDAEVERLRESTEGWAAALQLASMSLRGRDDPGAYIDQISGRHYAIGEYLMENVVDTLEPELLEFVMRTSVAERVNGSLAEALTGVSNGQGMLEQVRQRDLFLRSIDDDLRWFRYHVLFAEFLRDRLIRLHPGLLEELHVTAARWFADHDMLSEAVDHLLAAGEPRRACELVVAHGERLMEQSRMATLLGLAAKLPGSLTAADPRLQLQIAWANVAVQRPAAAETALLRAESALAARGPDDAEQATAALELETTLVHTVLGFATDRTMVLAPELVRARDSVRPFMAHGLAVGAMISALYRFDFAGVHRWHRWIEPFRNRVRGPFGAIYCDCVDGSAAYEQLDIGLAESRFRTALGGALPTGRQSQATRLASALLGELLYEKGQFIEAEELLASGIGLEGGAVEFLMAGYGIGARLAAVRGDLDTVNARLDAGAKLATNADLPRLAARIRNERIRLGLPITDADRHELAQLAPYSAHPDAPSAVMAELAWDSAIRLLLADRTADSAERACAHARRLVQVIATQPRPRARVNAELLYGCCLSAAGRIADAAELLEPALLRCAGQGLVRLVADSGRQLLPVIETLYGATASDQHQLRVFLRQVLTEFEGALPATSGGD; encoded by the coding sequence ATGGTCGAACGAGACGAAGACGGTACGCAGCCTGACCTGCGCATAGGGCTCGCCGCGGAGCTGGCCGCGGCGGGATTCGACGATGCCCGCGAGATCGGCCGCGGCGGGTTCGGCGTCGTGTACCGCTGCGTCGAGCAATCACTGGACCGGCTGGTCGCGGTCAAGGTGCTCGACATGCGCTCCACCGACGAGGAACGAGCGCGGTTCCTGCGCGAGCAACGCGCGCTGGGCCGGTTCGGCGGGCATCCGCACATCGTGCAGGTGCTGTCGGCCGATGTGACCGTCACCGGACGGCCGTACCTGGTGATGCCGTTCTACCCGCTCGGCTCGCTGCGGGAACGGCTGCGGCAGCAGGGGCCGCTGCCCTGGCCGGAGGCGCTGTCGATCGGGGTGAAGATCGCCGGTGCGCTGGCCGCCGCCCACACCCTCGGCATCGTGCACCGGGACGTGAACCCGGCCAATATCCTGCTGTCGGACTACGGCGAGCCGCTGCTGAGCGATTTCGGAATCGCCAGTGTCGGCGGGGTTTTCGAGAATCCGTCCGGGCTCATCGCCGGGACGCCCGCCTTCACCGCGCCCGAAGTGCTGCGCGGCGCCGAACCCGCGCAGGCGGCCGACATCTACGGGCTGGGCGCGACACTGTTCTGTCTGCTCACCGGGCATGCCGCCTTCGAACGCCGGCCCGGCGAGTCCATGGTCGCGCAGTTCGTGCGCATCACCTCCGAGCCGATACCGGACCTGCGAGAGGCCGGGGTGCCGGCGCTGCTGAGCGCGGCGCTGGAATCGGCCATGGCGCACGACCCCTCGGATCGCCCGGGCACGGCCCGCGAATTCGGTGACCGGCTGCGCAATATCCAGTTCGCCACCGGGCTCGCGGTCGACTCCATGGCCCTGCCCGCCGAGGGGCCGGTCGCGGCGGCGGCGCCGGTGCTGTCCGTCCCGGAGCCGCGTTCCGCACGGACCGGAGGCTCGGCGCTGTCCACCCGGTACCGGCCGCCGAGCGCGCCGCGGCAGCCGGTCGTGCGCGCCCGGCTGCTCGACCGGCTGCGGTCGGGGCCGCCGCGGCGACTGGTGTTGATCCACGGACCCGCCGGCTTCGGCAAGAGCACGCTGGCCGCCGAGTACGTGAAAACGCTTGCCGCCGAAGGGGTGCGCGTCGCCTGGCTGACCATGGACGACGATGACGACAATGTCGTCTGGTTCCTGTCGCACGTGGTGGCGGCCATCCGCTCCGCGCATCCGGCGGTGTCCGCGGATCTGGAGCGGCTGCTCGAGGAGCAGGCCAGCGATGCCGCGCGCCGGGTCATGAGGACCCTCATCGACGAGATCCACCACAGCGGCGAGACCGTGGCGCTGGTGCTCGACGACTGGCATCGGGTCACCGGTGCGGCGACCATCGCGGCCATGGAGTATCTGCTCGACCACGGCTGCCACCATCTGCGAGTGATCGTGACCAGCCGACATCGCACCGGGCTTCCGCTGGGGCGCATGCGGGTTCGCGACGAGCTCGACGAGATCGACGAGACCGCACTGCGTTTCGACGACGCGGAGACCGCCGCCTTTCTCGCCGACAGCGGCGGGCTGCGGCTCGACGACGCGGAGGTCGAACGGCTGCGGGAATCCACCGAAGGCTGGGCCGCGGCACTGCAATTGGCGTCCATGTCGCTGCGCGGCCGCGACGATCCCGGCGCCTACATCGACCAGATCTCCGGGCGGCACTACGCCATCGGCGAATACCTGATGGAGAACGTCGTCGACACCCTCGAACCCGAGCTGCTCGAATTCGTCATGCGCACCTCCGTCGCCGAACGCGTCAACGGCTCGCTCGCCGAGGCGCTGACCGGCGTGAGCAACGGCCAGGGCATGCTCGAACAGGTGCGGCAGCGAGATCTGTTCCTGCGCAGCATCGATGACGACCTGCGCTGGTTCCGCTACCACGTGCTGTTCGCGGAATTCCTGCGCGACCGCCTGATCCGGCTGCATCCCGGCCTGCTCGAGGAACTGCACGTGACCGCCGCGCGCTGGTTCGCCGACCATGACATGCTCAGCGAGGCGGTCGATCACCTGCTCGCCGCGGGCGAACCCCGGCGGGCGTGCGAACTGGTGGTCGCGCACGGCGAACGGCTCATGGAGCAGTCGCGCATGGCGACCCTGCTGGGACTGGCCGCCAAACTGCCCGGCTCGCTGACCGCCGCGGATCCGCGTCTGCAACTGCAGATCGCCTGGGCCAATGTCGCCGTGCAGCGGCCAGCCGCCGCCGAGACCGCGTTGCTGCGGGCCGAGTCCGCGCTCGCCGCGCGCGGGCCGGACGACGCCGAACAGGCCACGGCCGCACTGGAACTCGAGACGACACTGGTGCACACCGTGCTCGGGTTCGCCACCGATCGCACCATGGTGCTGGCCCCGGAACTGGTGCGGGCCCGGGATTCGGTGCGGCCGTTCATGGCGCACGGGCTCGCGGTCGGCGCGATGATCTCGGCGCTGTACCGCTTCGATTTCGCCGGGGTGCACCGCTGGCACCGGTGGATCGAACCGTTCCGCAACCGGGTGCGCGGGCCCTTCGGCGCGATCTACTGCGACTGCGTCGACGGCAGCGCCGCCTACGAACAGCTCGACATCGGCCTGGCCGAATCCCGGTTCCGCACCGCGCTCGGCGGCGCGCTGCCGACCGGCCGGCAGTCGCAGGCCACCCGGCTGGCCAGCGCCCTGCTCGGCGAATTGCTCTACGAGAAGGGGCAATTCATCGAGGCCGAGGAACTGCTGGCGAGCGGGATCGGGCTCGAGGGCGGCGCGGTCGAATTCCTCATGGCCGGCTACGGCATCGGCGCGCGGCTGGCCGCGGTGCGCGGGGACCTCGACACCGTGAACGCGCGGCTCGACGCGGGCGCCAAGCTCGCCACGAACGCGGACCTGCCGCGGCTGGCGGCCCGAATCCGCAACGAGCGCATCCGATTGGGGCTGCCGATCACCGACGCCGACCGGCACGAACTCGCGCAGCTCGCCCCGTATTCGGCCCACCCCGACGCGCCGTCGGCCGTCATGGCCGAGCTGGCATGGGATTCCGCGATCCGGTTGCTGCTCGCGGACCGGACCGCGGACTCGGCCGAGCGCGCCTGCGCGCACGCGCGCCGGCTCGTACAGGTGATCGCCACGCAGCCGCGACCGCGCGCCCGGGTGAACGCCGAACTGCTGTACGGCTGTTGCCTGTCGGCGGCCGGCCGCATCGCGGACGCCGCCGAACTGCTGGAACCGGCGCTGCTGCGCTGCGCCGGGCAGGGACTGGTCCGGCTGGTCGCCGATTCCGGGCGGCAACTGCTCCCGGTGATCGAAACACTGTACGGCGCAACGGCATCCGACCAGCATCAGCTGCGGGTGTTCCTGCGGCAGGTGCTCACCGAGTTCGAAGGCGCGCTGCCCGCTACATCGGGCGGAGATTGA
- a CDS encoding oxygenase MpaB family protein produces the protein MTAAVASDRESGAVRPDRRPFEPGSRMWEDVGLLTFSLTAGSAFLLQTMEPTIAAVVDEHSTFRTDPMGRAMRSIASVMMWVYGGDEALAEADRLRKMHATLNTTDAAGVKHRALASAPWAWVLHTGVFAFTEGNRYFSRDKLTDADKEAYYQETVQLMRNFSVAPKEIPASYAEWEPWFWDQVHNHLQATGVAYDYLKVIRNIAPPKQIPRPLHPAWRAVTKPVGRLQYFFTVGTTPEVVRDKLGLEWTAKDERALRVLGWAIGRAVPRLPERVRYFPIAYEARRLERDRARLRTMINLRPM, from the coding sequence ATGACCGCCGCTGTCGCATCCGATCGTGAGTCCGGGGCCGTGCGCCCGGACCGCCGCCCCTTCGAACCCGGCAGCCGGATGTGGGAGGACGTGGGATTGCTGACCTTCTCGCTCACGGCGGGATCGGCGTTCCTGTTGCAGACGATGGAGCCGACGATCGCGGCCGTGGTGGACGAGCATTCGACGTTTCGGACCGATCCGATGGGGCGGGCCATGCGCAGTATCGCCTCGGTGATGATGTGGGTGTACGGCGGGGACGAGGCGCTCGCCGAGGCGGACCGGCTGCGGAAGATGCACGCCACGTTGAACACCACCGACGCGGCGGGCGTCAAACATCGCGCGCTGGCGTCCGCGCCCTGGGCGTGGGTGTTGCACACCGGCGTTTTCGCCTTCACGGAAGGCAACCGGTACTTCTCGCGGGACAAGCTCACCGATGCCGACAAGGAAGCGTACTACCAGGAGACGGTGCAGTTGATGCGCAATTTCTCGGTGGCGCCCAAGGAGATTCCGGCCAGCTATGCCGAGTGGGAGCCGTGGTTCTGGGATCAGGTCCACAATCATCTGCAGGCCACCGGTGTCGCCTACGACTACTTGAAGGTGATCCGGAACATCGCCCCGCCCAAGCAGATTCCTCGCCCCCTGCACCCGGCGTGGCGGGCGGTGACCAAGCCCGTCGGCCGGCTGCAGTACTTCTTCACCGTCGGCACCACGCCGGAGGTGGTGCGCGACAAGCTCGGACTGGAATGGACCGCCAAGGACGAACGCGCCCTGCGGGTGCTGGGCTGGGCGATCGGGCGCGCGGTGCCGCGGTTGCCCGAGCGCGTGCGCTACTTCCCCATCGCCTACGAGGCGCGCCGCCTGGAACGCGATCGCGCCCGGCTGCGCACGATGATCAATCTCCGCCCGATGTAG